The Filimonas lacunae genomic sequence AGCGAAGCAGTGTTAAATACTTACACCACCAATCCTTTATATCCCGATCTGAACCCGGTGTTACAAAGCACCAACAGTAAGGGCACCAACAAATTCTGGACATTCCAGAGTGATTATGAAAACCCGTTAACCGAAAACAGCAAACTGGAAGCAGGTGTACGTGCGGCTATCCGTGATTTTCAAAACGACAACGATCAATACCTGTACAGTTTCACTACTAATAAGTATGAGCTGAATACGGTTGCCAGCAGCCATTATAAGTATAAAGACCAGGTGTATGCCGCTTATGTAACTTATAGCTTTAAAACCGGCACTAAATGGAATTATCAGCTGGGTTTACGTACAGAAAGCAGCAATTATAAAGGAACCCTGTTAAACAAGGACACCAGCTTTAGCGTAAACTTCCCGTTGAGCCTGTTCCCTACTGCGTTTGTTACCTATAAAATGAGCGATAAGCAGGATTTACAGTTTAACTATACCCGTAAAGTGAATCGTCCCGGATTTTTCCAGTTGACTCCTGTGGTGGATTACAGCGATCCGCAAAACCTGAGTGTGGGCAACCCTGCTATGAAGCCGGAGTTTACCAACTCACTGGAGGTGAACTATAACAATGCATATAAAAAGAACGCCAACTTCCTGGCCTCGGCGTATTTCCGTTATGCTACTAACTTAATTACCAGCTATCAGTATAAGGATATTAACCCGCAAACCGGCGACAGTGCTGTGTACAACACCTCTGTAAACGCCAACAACAGCGTTACCTACGGTTTGGAGTTAACGAACCGCAATACCATTGCTAAAATATGGGACCTGTCGTTAAACTTAAACCTGTACAATTCCAAAATCAACTACGATAATCTGAAAACGGCTACTGGTACCAGCAACCAACGTATCAGCTGGTTTGCTAAAGTAAATAACAACTTTAAGCTGCCTAAGAGTTTCTCTATCCAGTTTTCAGGCGATTACCAGGCTAAAACAGTATTACCCCCCAACAGCGGCAATAACAACCGCCGTTTTGGTGGTGGAATGATGGGTAGCCAAACCACTGGTACAGCACAGGGCTATATTAAACCGCGTTACAGCTTCGACCTGGCTATTCGTAAAGATTGGAGCTGGAAAGGTGGTAACAGCGCTTCTATCACTCTTAGCATGAATGATATATTCAGAACACAGTTATACAGCACTTATTCTGAAAGTACTTTCATGATCCAGAATACACAAAGAAGACGTGACCCACAAATTCTGCGTCTGAACCTGAGCTATCGCTTTGGCAAGTTTGACGCTACTTTATTCAAGCGTAAGAATAACAAGGCTGAGCAAGGTGGTGGAATGGATATGATGAGTGGTGGTAGCGGAAGCTAATAAAATCATTACTTATATAGAAAAACCCCTGGTATTAATACCAGGGGTTTTTTATTAAAAGCTATTATAATGTTGCATCCAGTAATGCCTTGCCTTCTGCTTTCAGGGCTATATCGTCCTGAGTACGGGAAGGCAGTTTTACCAGCTTATTTAATACTTCAATAGACTTAGCGGGTTTGTTATCCTGTTTATAGGCTTTAGCCAGGTCCAGGTAGTTTTGCACAAAATAAGGTTCCAGTGTGCGACATTTTTCCATGTAGGTTATAGCGGTATCCAGTGATGGTTTTTGCATGCCGCTGCCACCGTACAGGGTTTTGGCTGCTGCTTTTTTAAACCAGTTCATATTCAGCATTTCCAGGTTCCATTTGCCCACCATATAGTTGGCTTTGCCGTGGTTGGGATTAATGGCAAGGGCCTTGTCAGCGTACTCTTTGGTTTGTTTAATGTATTGAACCAGTTTTTTGTTTTCTTCTTCTACTTCCGGCATTTTAGAAGATACCAGGCTCATAATGTAGTTTACCTGTGCATTTTCGGGCTGTTGGTTATAAGCGCGGGTGGCAAAGGTAAGGGCCTGGTCGTAAGAGGGCTTGCGGGCTTTTATATCTTTGATCCTTCCTCCTGTTGCACAACTCAGTTCGGCGGTTTTCAGCAGGGCAGTGATGTTGGTTGAATCTGCTATGGCTACCGACTTGAACTTTTCCAGTGCTGCATCTTCTTTCAGTTGTTTTTCCAGGTTCTCTGCTTCTTTCAGGGTAACAGTGGCATCCTGTGCAAGGGCTGCCTGAAAGGTTACCAGGCTAAACAGGGCTATGGCCAGGTTTTTCTTTATCATGGCTTATTGTTTTATGGTTGTGTTTGTTGGTCTTTTCTGTTGATACGGTATTGTACGCTTACGCTGCCGGAGAAGTTGACTACCGGCAGGTGTTGTTTGTGTAGTATGATATGCACCTCCTGTACCAGGGCAAACTCCTGTATAATGTCGTTGGCTATGTTGTATACAATGGTTTCCAGTAAAGCGGTAGGCTGCTTCATGCGGTCGGCTATTACCTGGTATATACGTGTGTAGTCAACTGTGTCTGCTATGCGGGTTACGGGCAGGCGCGCCGGCTGGTAATGCACTATCGCGTCTACTTCAAAAGCATTTCCGGCAATGGTTTCTTCGGCATACAAGCCGTGTGTGGCAAAAAAGCGAAGCTTTTGTAAATGAATTGTAAGCATATGATATAAAAAAGGCTGCAGGCAAGATAATATAAATTTATCTGTCACCTGCAGCCTGATAATATGTCTACTTGTACTCGTTTAACAGAACGTGGTTATACCAGTCCTTTTTCGCTTAAATAGCGTTCTGCATCCAGTGCAGCCATGCAACCACTGCCAGCAGCAGTTACAGCTTGTCTGTATATTTTATCCTGTACATCGCCGGCAGCAAAAACGCCTTCAATGTTGGTTTTAGAGGTACCAGGTATGGTTTGGAGGTAATCGGCCTCATCCATATCCAGCCATCCTTTAAAAATGCCGCTGTTAGGCTGGTGGCCAATAGCTACGAAAAACGCGCTTACAGGAACAGTTTGCACATCACCTGTTTGTGTGTTCTTAATAGTTACGCCTTCTACTTTGTTTTCACCGGTAACTTCTACGGTTTCAGAATGCCAGTATACTTTAATGTTGGCAGTAGCTTTTACTCTGTCCTGCATTACTTTGCTGGCCTTCATGCCTTCTTCTCCTTTGCGCACAATCATGTGTACGTTAGAAGCAAGCTTGCTCAGGTATATAGCTTCTTCGCATGCAGTATCTCCTGCACCTACAATAGCTACTTCTTTACCTCTGAAGAAGAAACCGTCGCACACCGCACAGGCGCTAACGCCATAGCCGTTCAGTTTTTGCTCGCTTTCCAGCCCCAGCCATTTGGCCGATGCGCCGGTAGCAATGATCACCGCGTCTGCTTCAATCAGTTTTTCGTCGTCAATCCATACTTTGTGAACAGGACCTGTAAAATCCACTTTGGTGGCTAATCCGTAGCGGATATCTGCTCCCATGCGGGTGGCCTGTTTTTCAAAATTGACCATCATTTCTGGTCCTTGTATACCTTCCGGATAACCAGGGTAGTTCTCTACCTCTGTAGTAATTGTTAACTGGCCGCCGGGCTGAATGCCCTGGTACAACACAGGCTTCATATTGGCCCGTGCTGCATAAATAGCAGCAGTATAACCGGCAGGTCCCGATCCAACGATCAGGCAATGCACCTTTTCTACCGTTTCTTTTTCCATTGTGAGATATGTTCTTATTTGAAGGGGCAAAAATATACCCTTTGCAGCATCTGTGCAAAGGGTATATTCATAAAGAAAACCAAACTGGTTATCCTAAGTACGCTTTTAACGCATTGCTATAGCGTGCTTTCTGCAGGCGCTTAATGGCTCTTTCTTTAATCTGGCGGATACGTTCTTTGGTAAGATCGTATTTCTGACCAATTTGCTCGATAGTTACACCATTTTCACCATCCAGACCAAAATAAGCGTTTACTATTTCAGCTTCGCGGGGACTTAATGATTTTAAAACGCGGCGGATTTCTTCTCTTAAAGAGTCTTTCATCACGTCGTCGTCTGTGTCATCGCTACCTTCCAGCAAGTCGCCCATGGCCACATCTTCTGCTTCGTGTACCGGAGCGTCTAACGATGTGTGACGGGTGTTGCTTTGGAAAATATTGTTGATCTCTGTTTCGCTCATTTCCAGGATTTCTGCCAGTTCTTCGGTAGAAGGTTCCCTTTCATGTTCTTGCTCAAAGGCCATGTAAGCCTTATTTGCTTTGTTGTAGGTGCCAATTTTGTTTTGAGGCAGGCGGACTAATCTACCCTGCTCTGCCAACGCTTGTAAAATGGACTGGCGAATCCACCATACGGCGTATGAAATGAATTTGAAACCCTTTGTTTCGTCAAAGCGTTGAGCTGCTTTGATAAGACCGAGGTTGCCCTCGTTAATAAGATCGCTTAACGATAAACCCTGGTGTTGATATTGTTTTGCAACAGATACCACGAATCGTAGGTTCGCCTGCACCAGCTTGTCTAAAGCTCTTTGATCGCCCATCTTGATTCGTTGCGCCAGTGTGGTTTCCTCTTCGGGAGTGATCATCGGAATCTTAGAGATTTCCTGCAGATACTTTTCTA encodes the following:
- a CDS encoding outer membrane beta-barrel family protein, whose translation is MKKRLLYLVLALLLSILSHVYAQRPGGMGGGRGGQNMNAGHLYGKIVDSKTNKGIEGATVQVVASKFDTVTHKPKEVIAGTVLTSSNGDFSLESLPVFGKLKLRATALGYTDYNNPVSFDLKMPSRGEGGSDASAGSGGGTDRMQQMLNMVDKDLGNIKLEASDANLGNVTVTASAKQFFEMGVDRKIFNVDKNLVSSGQTATEVMKQIPSINVDIDGNVTLRNSSPQLFVDGRPTTLTMDQIPADIIDKVELITNPSAKYDASSGGGGILNIVLKKNKKTGYNGGIRAGVDSRGKFNGGGDLNYRQGKINFTLNGMYNERKSKSTSYTDRTNISDDPTMITQEINGVQNNRFYFIRPGFDWFIDNRNTLTVNANFVNGKSDNDQPQLLDSLKSGAKFSHNDVVSKTNMNFNNPGGQLSYKHNFAKSGHNISADVNYSSGTSKSEAVLNTYTTNPLYPDLNPVLQSTNSKGTNKFWTFQSDYENPLTENSKLEAGVRAAIRDFQNDNDQYLYSFTTNKYELNTVASSHYKYKDQVYAAYVTYSFKTGTKWNYQLGLRTESSNYKGTLLNKDTSFSVNFPLSLFPTAFVTYKMSDKQDLQFNYTRKVNRPGFFQLTPVVDYSDPQNLSVGNPAMKPEFTNSLEVNYNNAYKKNANFLASAYFRYATNLITSYQYKDINPQTGDSAVYNTSVNANNSVTYGLELTNRNTIAKIWDLSLNLNLYNSKINYDNLKTATGTSNQRISWFAKVNNNFKLPKSFSIQFSGDYQAKTVLPPNSGNNNRRFGGGMMGSQTTGTAQGYIKPRYSFDLAIRKDWSWKGGNSASITLSMNDIFRTQLYSTYSESTFMIQNTQRRRDPQILRLNLSYRFGKFDATLFKRKNNKAEQGGGMDMMSGGSGS
- a CDS encoding tetratricopeptide repeat protein encodes the protein MIKKNLAIALFSLVTFQAALAQDATVTLKEAENLEKQLKEDAALEKFKSVAIADSTNITALLKTAELSCATGGRIKDIKARKPSYDQALTFATRAYNQQPENAQVNYIMSLVSSKMPEVEEENKKLVQYIKQTKEYADKALAINPNHGKANYMVGKWNLEMLNMNWFKKAAAKTLYGGSGMQKPSLDTAITYMEKCRTLEPYFVQNYLDLAKAYKQDNKPAKSIEVLNKLVKLPSRTQDDIALKAEGKALLDATL
- the folB gene encoding dihydroneopterin aldolase, whose protein sequence is MLTIHLQKLRFFATHGLYAEETIAGNAFEVDAIVHYQPARLPVTRIADTVDYTRIYQVIADRMKQPTALLETIVYNIANDIIQEFALVQEVHIILHKQHLPVVNFSGSVSVQYRINRKDQQTQP
- the trxB gene encoding thioredoxin-disulfide reductase gives rise to the protein MEKETVEKVHCLIVGSGPAGYTAAIYAARANMKPVLYQGIQPGGQLTITTEVENYPGYPEGIQGPEMMVNFEKQATRMGADIRYGLATKVDFTGPVHKVWIDDEKLIEADAVIIATGASAKWLGLESEQKLNGYGVSACAVCDGFFFRGKEVAIVGAGDTACEEAIYLSKLASNVHMIVRKGEEGMKASKVMQDRVKATANIKVYWHSETVEVTGENKVEGVTIKNTQTGDVQTVPVSAFFVAIGHQPNSGIFKGWLDMDEADYLQTIPGTSKTNIEGVFAAGDVQDKIYRQAVTAAGSGCMAALDAERYLSEKGLV
- a CDS encoding sigma-70 family RNA polymerase sigma factor — encoded protein: MRQLKIATQITNRDSQAVEKYLQEISKIPMITPEEETTLAQRIKMGDQRALDKLVQANLRFVVSVAKQYQHQGLSLSDLINEGNLGLIKAAQRFDETKGFKFISYAVWWIRQSILQALAEQGRLVRLPQNKIGTYNKANKAYMAFEQEHEREPSTEELAEILEMSETEINNIFQSNTRHTSLDAPVHEAEDVAMGDLLEGSDDTDDDVMKDSLREEIRRVLKSLSPREAEIVNAYFGLDGENGVTIEQIGQKYDLTKERIRQIKERAIKRLQKARYSNALKAYLG